A single window of Streptomyces griseoviridis DNA harbors:
- the hemQ gene encoding hydrogen peroxide-dependent heme synthase has product MSDDAPTTAPERIPNKGKLAKDLNEAIRYTLWSVFKLKDVLPGEADRAGYAAEVQELFDQLAAKDVTVRGTYDVSGLRADADLMIWWHAETSDQLQEAYNLFRRTRLGRALEPVWSNMALHRPAEFNRSHIPAFLADETPRDYVSVYPFVRSYDWYLLPDEDRRRMLADHGKMARGYPDVRANTVASFSLGDYEWILAFEADELYRIVDLMRHLRASEARMHVREEVPFYTGRRKEIGDLVAGLA; this is encoded by the coding sequence ATGAGTGACGACGCTCCCACCACCGCCCCCGAGCGGATCCCGAACAAGGGCAAGCTGGCCAAGGACCTCAACGAGGCCATCCGCTACACCCTGTGGTCCGTCTTCAAGCTGAAGGACGTGCTTCCCGGCGAGGCCGACCGCGCGGGCTACGCCGCCGAGGTCCAGGAGCTGTTCGACCAGCTCGCCGCCAAGGACGTCACCGTCCGCGGCACCTACGACGTCTCCGGCCTGCGCGCCGACGCCGACCTCATGATCTGGTGGCACGCGGAGACCAGCGACCAGCTCCAGGAGGCCTACAACCTCTTCCGCCGCACCCGGCTCGGCCGCGCCCTCGAACCGGTCTGGTCGAACATGGCGCTGCACCGCCCCGCCGAGTTCAACCGCTCGCACATCCCGGCGTTCCTCGCCGACGAGACGCCCCGCGACTACGTCAGCGTCTACCCGTTCGTGCGCTCCTACGACTGGTACCTGCTGCCCGACGAGGACCGCCGCCGGATGCTCGCCGACCACGGCAAGATGGCCCGCGGCTACCCGGACGTCCGCGCCAACACCGTCGCCTCGTTCTCCCTCGGCGACTACGAGTGGATCCTCGCGTTCGAGGCCGACGAGCTGTACCGCATCGTCGACCTCATGCGCCACCTCCGCGCCTCCGAGGCGCGGATGCACGTCCGCGAGGAGGTCCCGTTCTACACGGGCCGCCGCAAGGAGATCGGCGACCTCGTCGCAGGCCTCGCCTGA
- a CDS encoding alpha/beta hydrolase, with translation MRAPALFTAAGSLLLTTLAVAPAGGSTVVPGAAELRGAAVAVARAADAGVTFGDCADAAELPGSLRCGTVSVPLDYAHPAGKQIRLTVSQVPATHKDPRNSKRRVPRQGALVLNPGGPGASGLYYPLIGLLPEWKRIGAAYDLVGYAPRGVSPSAPLSCQDPKRFFKGPAQAPAHPSESYKRERIAQARAYARGCAQRAGKALRFYTSLNNARDLDVVRAALGERQLTFMGSSYGTYFGALYATMFPAHVRRMVFDAAVDPDPGQIWYRNNLAQSAAFESRWTDFREWIARHDDVYGLGDTAEKVRRSYEKARARLAAEPAGGTVGPAQLQGSFLSASYYDTYWPHRAQALSDYLKGRPKRLIEQAGPRQEDAAEAENANAVYTAVECNDAPWPKDWKVWDRDNTRLARVAPFVTWDNVWMNLPCAYWPAPRQRPLDVRTGPGELPPTLILAAERDAAAPYQGALELQRRLSGAVLVTERDAGTHGIAGGPNQCVNGYLDAYLLEGRVPERRAACTGRAEPKATLAP, from the coding sequence ATGAGAGCCCCCGCCCTCTTCACGGCCGCCGGATCGCTGCTGCTGACCACGCTCGCCGTCGCCCCGGCCGGCGGCTCGACCGTCGTCCCGGGAGCCGCGGAGCTGCGCGGTGCCGCGGTCGCGGTGGCCAGAGCCGCCGACGCGGGCGTCACGTTCGGCGACTGCGCCGACGCCGCGGAACTGCCGGGCAGCCTGCGCTGCGGCACGGTCTCGGTGCCGCTCGACTACGCCCACCCGGCCGGCAAGCAGATCCGACTGACCGTCAGTCAGGTGCCGGCCACCCACAAGGACCCGCGCAACAGCAAGCGCCGGGTGCCCCGGCAGGGTGCTCTCGTCCTCAACCCGGGCGGCCCCGGCGCCTCCGGCCTGTACTACCCGCTGATCGGCCTGCTCCCTGAGTGGAAGCGGATCGGCGCCGCCTACGACCTCGTCGGGTACGCCCCGCGCGGGGTCTCGCCCTCGGCGCCGCTCTCCTGCCAGGACCCCAAGCGCTTCTTCAAGGGGCCCGCGCAGGCGCCCGCGCACCCCTCGGAGTCGTACAAGCGGGAGCGGATCGCGCAGGCGCGGGCGTACGCGCGCGGCTGCGCCCAGCGCGCGGGGAAGGCGCTGCGGTTCTACACCTCCCTCAACAACGCCCGCGACCTGGACGTCGTCCGGGCGGCGCTCGGTGAACGGCAGCTGACGTTCATGGGATCGTCGTACGGGACCTACTTCGGGGCGCTGTACGCCACGATGTTCCCGGCGCACGTGCGGCGGATGGTGTTCGACGCGGCCGTCGATCCGGACCCCGGGCAGATCTGGTACCGCAACAACCTGGCCCAGTCGGCCGCGTTCGAGAGCCGCTGGACGGACTTCCGGGAGTGGATCGCGCGCCACGACGACGTGTACGGGCTCGGCGACACGGCCGAGAAGGTGCGGCGCAGCTACGAGAAGGCCCGCGCGCGGCTGGCCGCCGAGCCGGCCGGCGGGACGGTGGGGCCCGCGCAGTTGCAGGGCTCGTTCCTGTCCGCCAGCTACTACGACACCTACTGGCCGCACCGCGCACAGGCCCTGTCGGACTATCTGAAGGGCCGGCCGAAGCGGCTGATCGAGCAGGCCGGGCCGCGTCAGGAGGACGCGGCCGAGGCGGAGAACGCGAACGCGGTGTACACGGCCGTCGAGTGCAACGACGCGCCCTGGCCGAAGGACTGGAAGGTCTGGGACCGGGACAACACCCGGCTGGCGCGGGTGGCGCCGTTCGTGACCTGGGACAACGTGTGGATGAACCTGCCGTGCGCGTACTGGCCCGCGCCCCGGCAGCGGCCCTTGGACGTGCGGACCGGCCCCGGCGAGTTGCCGCCGACGCTGATCCTGGCGGCCGAGCGGGACGCGGCGGCGCCCTATCAGGGGGCGCTCGAACTCCAACGGCGTCTCTCGGGCGCGGTGCTGGTGACCGAGCGGGACGCCGGGACCCACGGCATCGCGGGCGGTCCCAACCAGTGCGTCAACGGCTACCTGGACGCCTACCTGCTGGAGGGGCGGGTACCGGAGCGGCGGGCCGCCTGCACGGGCCGCGCGGAACCGAAGGCGACACTCGCGCCGTGA
- a CDS encoding DUF692 domain-containing protein has product MARPGALGAGIGWRPEIADAVERMPGIDWVEAVSENVCPGHLPDSLLRLRERGVTVVPHGVSLGLGGADRPDPQRLTALAERAEALGSPLVTEHIAFVRAGGPLTASPRLEAGHLLPVPRTRDALDVLCENIRIAQHALPVPLAVENIAALIAWPGEEMTEGQFLYDLADRTGVRLLIDVANLHTNHVNRGEDPADALSELPLEAIAYVHVAGGVERDGVWHDSHAHPVPPPVLTILTDLASRVAPPGVLLERDENFPDPAELEGELTAIRAAVERGRRSRKATARPAAATEPTAQRPTERPAAAQTTTPLTPTPSPNASAAPSRQRLAVAQAALLSALVGGTPVPEGFDRVRIGVQARALAAKRADVVGKIAPELPVILGESYRTAFVGYAQGHPMTGGYRRDALDFAEHLLRAGDTGDMGHVGDPAVRGALREWWLDRSGPAPRSPRSERPAARLARATRRVLLGR; this is encoded by the coding sequence ATGGCGCGACCGGGGGCACTGGGGGCGGGGATCGGCTGGCGGCCGGAGATCGCGGACGCCGTGGAGCGGATGCCGGGGATCGACTGGGTGGAGGCGGTGTCCGAGAACGTCTGCCCCGGGCATCTGCCCGACTCGCTGCTGCGGCTGCGCGAGCGCGGGGTGACGGTGGTCCCGCACGGCGTCTCGCTCGGGCTCGGCGGCGCGGACCGGCCCGACCCGCAGCGGCTGACGGCGCTCGCGGAGCGGGCCGAGGCGCTGGGCTCGCCGCTGGTCACCGAGCACATCGCGTTCGTCAGGGCGGGCGGACCGCTCACCGCGTCACCGCGCCTGGAAGCCGGGCACCTGCTGCCGGTACCGCGCACCCGGGACGCGCTCGACGTGCTGTGCGAGAACATCCGGATCGCGCAGCACGCGCTGCCGGTGCCGCTCGCCGTCGAGAACATCGCCGCCCTCATCGCCTGGCCGGGCGAGGAGATGACCGAGGGGCAGTTCCTGTACGACCTGGCCGACCGGACCGGGGTACGGCTCCTCATCGACGTCGCGAACCTGCACACCAACCACGTCAACCGCGGCGAGGACCCGGCCGACGCCCTCAGCGAACTGCCCCTGGAGGCCATCGCCTACGTCCATGTCGCGGGCGGCGTCGAACGCGACGGCGTCTGGCACGACAGCCACGCCCACCCGGTCCCGCCCCCGGTCCTGACCATCCTCACCGACCTGGCGTCCCGGGTGGCACCCCCGGGAGTCCTCCTGGAACGCGACGAGAACTTCCCCGACCCGGCAGAACTGGAAGGGGAGTTGACGGCGATACGCGCGGCGGTGGAGAGGGGCCGGAGGTCACGGAAGGCAACCGCACGGCCGGCCGCGGCAACGGAACCGACAGCACAACGCCCCACGGAACGGCCGGCCGCGGCACAGACCACAACACCCCTCACCCCCACCCCCTCCCCCAATGCCTCCGCCGCCCCCTCCAGGCAGCGACTCGCCGTGGCGCAGGCGGCGTTGCTCTCGGCGCTCGTGGGCGGGACGCCCGTGCCCGAGGGGTTCGACCGGGTGCGGATCGGGGTGCAGGCGCGGGCGCTCGCCGCGAAACGGGCGGACGTCGTCGGGAAGATCGCGCCTGAACTGCCGGTGATCCTCGGGGAGTCGTACCGGACCGCCTTCGTCGGCTACGCGCAAGGGCACCCGATGACCGGCGGATACCGGCGGGACGCGCTGGACTTCGCCGAACACCTGCTGCGCGCCGGAGACACCGGAGACATGGGGCATGTCGGCGACCCGGCGGTGCGCGGCGCGCTGCGGGAGTGGTGGCTCGACCGGTCGGGTCCCGCGCCCAGGTCTCCCAGGTCGGAGCGCCCGGCGGCGCGGCTGGCGCGGGCCACGCGGAGGGTGCTGCTCGGGCGATGA
- a CDS encoding alkaline phosphatase PhoX, whose product MSATRRQILARSGALGAGIAFSGALSELFAGTAAAQDLGRTGYGPLVPDPAGLLDLPRGFRYRVLSREGDPLRSGEGPVPSNHDGMTALPGRHGRVHLVRNHENRPTAAHPVPTVPGLTYDPAGKGGCTALTLDGDRVLSERVAVAGTAVNCAGGPTPWRTWLTCEETEDLAGTNGYTKDHGFVFEVDPADPHRTGAVPLTAMGRFQHEAVAIDPARGIVYETEDAFLAPFGLFYRFLPERPLGGVGSLRAGGRLQAMRVPDVPDLSSVQEIGTRFDGVEWVDVPDPLASGTPIRLQDFGPRGITHAQKLEGCYWGGDHVYFVSSFARGADGSAADHYGQIWRYDPARRRLTLVIVFGPDTDVRLPGESPDNICLAPGGGLMVCEDGDGEQHVFGVTRRGEVYPLARGRQDIGTPGAPAWGEFAGVTFSPDGRTMYVNCYTPGTTFAVTGPWQG is encoded by the coding sequence ATGTCCGCGACCCGACGTCAGATCCTCGCCCGCTCCGGTGCCCTCGGAGCGGGCATCGCCTTCTCCGGTGCCCTGTCCGAACTGTTCGCCGGTACCGCCGCCGCCCAGGACCTCGGGCGCACCGGCTACGGCCCGCTCGTCCCCGACCCCGCGGGGCTGCTCGACCTGCCCCGGGGTTTCCGCTACCGGGTGCTCTCCCGCGAGGGCGACCCGCTGCGCTCGGGCGAGGGACCGGTCCCCTCGAACCACGACGGCATGACCGCGCTGCCCGGCCGCCACGGCCGGGTCCATCTGGTCCGCAACCACGAGAACCGCCCCACCGCCGCCCACCCCGTCCCGACCGTCCCCGGCCTCACCTACGACCCGGCGGGCAAGGGCGGCTGCACGGCCCTCACCCTCGACGGGGACCGGGTGCTGTCCGAGCGGGTCGCCGTCGCCGGCACCGCGGTCAACTGCGCGGGCGGGCCGACCCCCTGGCGCACCTGGCTGACCTGCGAGGAGACCGAGGACCTGGCCGGGACCAACGGCTACACCAAGGACCACGGGTTCGTCTTCGAGGTGGACCCGGCCGACCCGCACCGCACCGGCGCGGTCCCGCTCACCGCGATGGGCCGCTTCCAGCACGAGGCCGTCGCGATCGACCCGGCGCGCGGGATCGTCTACGAGACCGAGGACGCGTTCCTCGCGCCGTTCGGCCTCTTCTACCGGTTCCTGCCCGAGCGGCCGCTCGGTGGCGTCGGATCGCTGCGCGCGGGCGGCCGGCTCCAGGCGATGCGGGTGCCCGACGTGCCGGACCTGTCCTCCGTCCAGGAGATCGGCACCCGCTTCGACGGCGTCGAATGGGTCGACGTCCCGGACCCGCTGGCCTCCGGGACGCCGATCCGCCTCCAGGACTTCGGACCGCGCGGCATCACCCACGCGCAGAAGCTGGAGGGCTGCTACTGGGGCGGCGACCACGTCTACTTCGTGTCGTCGTTCGCCCGCGGCGCGGACGGCTCGGCCGCCGACCACTACGGCCAGATCTGGCGCTACGACCCCGCCAGGCGCCGACTCACCCTGGTGATCGTCTTCGGGCCCGACACCGATGTCAGGCTCCCCGGCGAGTCCCCCGACAACATCTGCCTGGCGCCCGGCGGCGGCCTGATGGTCTGCGAGGACGGCGACGGGGAGCAGCACGTCTTCGGCGTCACCCGGCGCGGCGAGGTCTATCCGCTGGCCCGAGGCCGGCAGGACATCGGCACGCCGGGAGCCCCCGCGTGGGGCGAGTTCGCGGGCGTCACCTTCTCGCCCGACGGCCGCACCATGTACGTCAACTGCTACACGCCCGGCACCACGTTCGCCGTGACGGGTCCCTGGCAGGGCTGA
- a CDS encoding PPK2 family polyphosphate kinase produces MGKHGKSSKHGKGHQHGKGGDHAGSGGTADRDGGAELRELLRVPAGGRIDLGGYDTRAVRGGPDGLDAPGNKAAGLAATARMGERLAGLQERLWASSTAGDRRRVLLVLQGMDTSGKGGTVKHVIGLLNPAGCRIHAFKAPTKKERAHEFLWRVRRNLPLPGELGIFDRSHYEDVLVARVRELAPREEIEDRYGAINTFERSLTDDGVTVVKCFLHLSYDEQRDRLLKRLDNPDKHWKFSPGDIEDRALWPAYQEAYEIALARCSTGAAPWHVIPADRKWYRNWAVSRLLLETLEELDPQYPEGDFDVERARERLVKG; encoded by the coding sequence GTGGGCAAGCACGGCAAGAGCAGCAAGCACGGCAAGGGCCACCAGCACGGCAAGGGCGGCGACCACGCCGGGAGCGGCGGCACGGCTGACCGGGACGGCGGGGCGGAGCTGCGCGAGCTGCTGCGGGTGCCCGCGGGCGGGCGGATCGACCTGGGCGGGTACGACACCAGGGCGGTCCGCGGCGGCCCCGACGGCCTCGATGCCCCCGGGAACAAGGCCGCAGGACTCGCGGCCACCGCCCGCATGGGCGAGCGGCTGGCCGGCCTCCAGGAACGGCTGTGGGCGTCGAGCACGGCGGGCGACAGGCGCCGGGTGCTGCTGGTGCTCCAGGGCATGGACACCAGCGGCAAGGGCGGCACCGTCAAGCACGTCATCGGCCTGCTCAACCCGGCCGGCTGCCGCATCCACGCGTTCAAGGCGCCCACCAAGAAGGAACGGGCGCACGAGTTCCTGTGGCGGGTCAGACGGAATCTGCCGCTCCCCGGCGAGCTGGGCATCTTCGACCGTTCGCACTACGAGGACGTCCTGGTCGCCCGGGTGCGGGAGCTGGCACCGCGCGAGGAGATCGAGGACCGCTACGGCGCGATCAACACCTTCGAGCGGTCATTGACGGACGACGGCGTCACCGTCGTCAAGTGCTTCCTGCACCTCTCCTACGACGAGCAGCGCGACCGGCTGCTGAAGCGGCTGGACAACCCGGACAAGCACTGGAAGTTCAGCCCCGGCGACATCGAGGACCGCGCGCTGTGGCCCGCGTACCAGGAGGCGTACGAGATCGCCCTGGCCCGCTGCTCGACCGGGGCCGCGCCCTGGCACGTGATCCCGGCGGACCGCAAGTGGTACCGCAACTGGGCGGTGAGCCGGCTCCTGCTGGAAACCCTGGAGGAACTCGACCCCCAGTACCCGGAGGGGGACTTCGATGTGGAGCGGGCGCGGGAGCGGTTGGTGAAGGGGTAG
- the hemG gene encoding protoporphyrinogen oxidase — protein sequence MREVESRTKPRRVVVVGAGIAGLAAAHRLLERGARVTVVEASERVGGKLLTGEIAGARVDLGAESMLARRPEAITLAREVGLADALQPPATATASIWTRGALRPMPKGHVMGVPGTAAALAGLLTEEGLARIERDADLPRTEVGEDIAVGAYVAARLGREVVDRLVEPLLGGVYAGDAYRISLRSAVPQLYRAALSHTSLTEAVREIQARTATATVPQTGPVFMGLRGGVGGLPPAVAASVRARGAEILTGTPVTELRRTTAAGADGPTWRVVAGDRVLHADADAVVVAVPAPAAATLLRAEAPAAAAELAAVEYASMALVTLAYRRAGTALPDGSGFLVPPVDGRTIKASTFASRKWAWIDEENPDLLVLRTSVGRYGETAILDRDDAGLVDVSRHDLREATGLTATPVAARVTRWTDGLPQYPVGHHARVARVRAHVAALPGLAVCGAPYDGVGIPACVASAYAAVDQVTGVPRVTADPVPSAPGAAGE from the coding sequence ATGCGCGAAGTGGAGAGTCGTACCAAGCCCCGGCGGGTCGTCGTGGTCGGAGCCGGCATCGCCGGGCTCGCCGCCGCGCACCGGCTCCTGGAGCGCGGCGCGCGGGTCACGGTGGTGGAGGCGTCCGAGCGGGTCGGCGGCAAGCTGCTGACCGGCGAGATCGCGGGCGCCCGGGTCGACCTCGGCGCCGAGTCGATGCTGGCCCGCAGACCGGAGGCGATCACCCTCGCCCGCGAGGTCGGCCTCGCCGACGCCCTCCAGCCGCCGGCCACCGCGACCGCGTCGATCTGGACCCGCGGCGCCCTGCGCCCGATGCCCAAGGGCCACGTCATGGGCGTACCCGGCACCGCCGCCGCCCTCGCGGGCCTGCTGACCGAGGAGGGCCTCGCCCGCATCGAACGCGACGCCGACCTGCCGCGCACCGAGGTCGGCGAGGACATCGCCGTCGGCGCGTACGTCGCCGCCCGCCTCGGCCGCGAGGTCGTCGACCGGCTGGTGGAACCCCTGCTGGGCGGGGTGTACGCGGGCGACGCCTACCGCATCTCGCTGCGCTCCGCCGTCCCGCAGCTCTACCGCGCCGCCCTCAGCCACACCTCACTCACCGAGGCGGTCCGCGAGATCCAGGCACGGACCGCGACCGCGACCGTTCCGCAGACCGGCCCGGTCTTCATGGGGCTCAGAGGCGGCGTCGGCGGCCTCCCGCCCGCCGTCGCCGCGTCGGTCCGCGCGCGCGGCGCCGAGATCCTCACCGGCACCCCCGTCACCGAACTGCGCAGGACCACGGCGGCCGGAGCCGACGGCCCCACCTGGCGGGTGGTCGCGGGCGACCGCGTCCTGCACGCCGACGCCGACGCCGTCGTCGTCGCCGTCCCCGCCCCGGCCGCCGCCACGCTGCTGCGCGCCGAGGCGCCCGCCGCCGCGGCCGAACTGGCCGCCGTCGAGTACGCCTCCATGGCCCTGGTCACCCTCGCCTACCGGCGGGCCGGCACCGCGCTCCCCGACGGCAGCGGCTTCCTGGTGCCGCCCGTCGACGGCCGCACCATCAAGGCGTCCACCTTCGCCTCCCGCAAGTGGGCCTGGATCGACGAGGAGAACCCCGACCTGCTCGTCCTGCGCACCTCGGTCGGCCGCTACGGCGAGACGGCGATCCTCGACCGCGACGACGCCGGCCTGGTCGACGTCTCCCGCCACGACCTGCGCGAGGCCACCGGCCTGACCGCCACCCCCGTCGCGGCCCGCGTCACCCGCTGGACCGACGGCCTGCCCCAGTACCCGGTCGGCCACCACGCGCGCGTGGCCCGCGTCCGCGCGCACGTCGCCGCCCTGCCCGGCCTCGCCGTCTGCGGCGCCCCCTACGACGGCGTCGGCATCCCGGCCTGCGTCGCGAGCGCCTACGCGGCCGTGGACCAGGTCACCGGTGTGCCGCGGGTCACCGCCGACCCGGTGCCGAGCGCGCCGGGCGCGGCGGGAGAATAG
- a CDS encoding peptidyl-tRNA hydrolase: MSDVSTDSAAPGDSPFQTDRTPRDEAPQFVLPLVVRIERDAPPARTDALETAARAVLTILDDPRSTGDGEWAEAMRDWQDARIRKVVRRARGAEWRRAEALPGITVTGKSAEVRVFPPVPLDGWPKDLAKLQVSGTELADPEPPAPADPSGPVIWFSPELDMSAGKSMAQAGHGAQLAWWELSQEERTAWRDAGHPLAVRTATPAHWAELVDSGLPLVQDAGFTEIAPGSWTVVADHPALR, translated from the coding sequence TTGTCCGATGTGAGCACTGATTCCGCCGCCCCCGGTGACAGCCCCTTCCAGACCGACCGCACCCCTCGCGACGAGGCCCCGCAGTTCGTGCTGCCGCTCGTCGTGCGGATCGAACGGGACGCGCCGCCCGCGCGCACCGACGCGCTGGAGACCGCCGCTCGGGCCGTGCTGACGATCCTCGACGACCCGCGTTCGACGGGCGACGGCGAGTGGGCCGAGGCGATGCGGGACTGGCAGGACGCCCGCATCCGCAAGGTCGTCCGACGGGCCCGCGGCGCCGAGTGGCGGCGGGCCGAGGCGCTGCCCGGCATCACGGTCACCGGGAAGTCGGCCGAGGTGCGGGTGTTCCCGCCGGTGCCCCTCGACGGCTGGCCCAAGGACCTGGCCAAGCTCCAGGTGTCCGGCACCGAACTGGCGGACCCCGAGCCGCCGGCGCCCGCCGATCCGTCGGGCCCGGTGATCTGGTTCAGCCCCGAACTCGACATGTCGGCGGGCAAGTCGATGGCCCAGGCCGGCCACGGCGCCCAACTCGCCTGGTGGGAACTGTCCCAGGAGGAGCGGACCGCGTGGCGTGACGCCGGCCACCCGCTCGCCGTCCGCACCGCCACCCCCGCCCACTGGGCCGAACTCGTCGACAGCGGGCTGCCGTTGGTGCAGGACGCGGGGTTCACGGAGATCGCCCCTGGCAGCTGGACGGTGGTGGCGGACCACCCGGCGCTGCGCTGA
- a CDS encoding DUF4142 domain-containing protein encodes MRPRPPITGRGLFSGTGLILVCLTATLLALAFPIWSYADRSGTGAEVLKSQTVPTRYGPLTALDRDFVVKVRLAGLWELPAGQQAEQKGTTEAVRTAGRHLVEGHTFLDARVRDVAAKLDLALPNQPNDQQREWLSTLDAAQGVTYDERFANILRLAHGRVFSVVAQVRAATGNSLVRALADDANATVLDHITVLEATGYVDFDALARDLAASATAPLTRPPGPPGPTPNPGTAVPLTPTGTPTYALPPAASSPLPALTPEG; translated from the coding sequence ATGCGACCGCGACCCCCGATCACCGGCCGAGGACTCTTCAGCGGCACCGGGCTCATCCTCGTCTGCCTGACGGCGACGCTGCTCGCGCTCGCCTTCCCGATCTGGTCGTACGCCGACCGGTCGGGAACCGGCGCCGAGGTCCTGAAGTCGCAGACGGTACCGACCCGGTACGGCCCGCTGACCGCTCTCGACCGTGACTTCGTGGTCAAGGTCAGGCTGGCCGGGCTGTGGGAACTCCCGGCCGGTCAGCAGGCGGAGCAGAAGGGCACCACCGAGGCGGTGCGGACGGCGGGGCGGCATCTCGTCGAGGGGCACACCTTCCTGGACGCCCGGGTGCGTGACGTGGCCGCGAAACTGGACCTCGCGCTGCCCAACCAGCCCAACGACCAGCAGCGGGAGTGGCTCTCCACCCTGGACGCGGCCCAGGGCGTCACGTACGACGAGCGGTTCGCCAACATCCTGCGGCTGGCGCACGGCCGGGTCTTCTCGGTCGTCGCGCAGGTGAGGGCGGCCACCGGCAACTCGCTGGTACGGGCGCTCGCGGACGACGCCAACGCCACGGTCCTGGACCACATCACGGTCCTGGAGGCCACGGGGTACGTCGACTTCGACGCACTGGCCCGGGACCTGGCGGCCTCGGCGACAGCCCCGCTGACACGCCCCCCGGGCCCACCGGGCCCGACCCCGAATCCGGGCACAGCCGTCCCACTGACGCCCACAGGCACACCGACATACGCCCTACCACCGGCGGCATCCAGCCCGTTGCCCGCGCTGACTCCGGAGGGGTGA
- a CDS encoding polysaccharide deacetylase family protein yields the protein MIIRVRHVAAACVLGAALTACGAPAAPTAARPAPTSASADTSRPPTLTPGAGGLTPVFTNGPRTGDKTVALTFDADMTADEGPRAAGGEHFDNPQLISTLRTLKVPATVFMTGRWAEEYPAEARSIGADPNFEIANHSYSHYAFTGDCYGLPRVAADRMTSDVERAYTAFHKAGVAHPMPYFRFPGGCYDRQVLKTLATTGVTAVQWDVVSGDAFATDSDAVARQVLEGVKPGSVVVMHCTRSAAPATERAVRAIVPELRAKGYRFVKVSQLIGAAATGR from the coding sequence GTGATCATTCGAGTACGCCATGTAGCCGCCGCCTGTGTACTCGGCGCCGCGCTCACCGCCTGCGGCGCCCCCGCCGCGCCCACCGCCGCCCGCCCGGCCCCCACCTCGGCCTCCGCCGACACCTCGCGCCCGCCGACGCTGACCCCGGGCGCCGGCGGCCTCACCCCCGTCTTCACCAACGGCCCCCGCACCGGCGACAAGACCGTCGCCCTCACCTTCGACGCCGACATGACCGCAGACGAGGGCCCCAGGGCGGCGGGCGGCGAGCACTTCGACAACCCGCAGCTCATCTCGACGCTGCGCACGCTCAAGGTGCCCGCCACCGTCTTCATGACCGGCCGCTGGGCCGAGGAGTACCCGGCCGAGGCCCGCTCCATCGGCGCCGACCCCAACTTCGAGATCGCCAACCACTCCTACAGCCACTACGCCTTCACCGGTGACTGCTACGGCCTGCCGAGGGTGGCGGCCGACCGGATGACCTCCGACGTGGAGCGGGCGTACACCGCCTTCCACAAGGCCGGGGTCGCCCACCCGATGCCGTACTTCCGCTTCCCCGGCGGGTGCTACGACCGCCAGGTGCTGAAGACGCTGGCCACGACCGGCGTCACCGCCGTCCAGTGGGACGTGGTGAGCGGCGACGCCTTCGCGACGGACTCCGACGCGGTCGCCCGGCAGGTCCTCGAAGGCGTCAAGCCGGGTTCGGTGGTCGTCATGCACTGCACCCGCAGCGCGGCGCCCGCCACCGAGCGGGCGGTGCGCGCGATCGTGCCGGAGCTGCGCGCCAAGGGCTACCGGTTCGTGAAGGTCTCCCAGCTGATCGGTGCCGCGGCGACCGGGCGCTGA